The DNA segment GCCTGAACCTCGATCGGCTCGTTGCTAGAACCTCCGAATGATCAACCGGCCGCTGCATCACGTCCGATCCTGGACTTCGACAAAATTGCTCCAGCGATACGCAAGTCTTGCGTATCTTGGACGCTTCCGAAACGCGAGATGATCGACTTGATTTCCTGGGCCAGTTGGGATGACTGAACGACCGCCGATTGCTCGTCCCTGACCGCTCTCAGTGCAATGCGCAACTCCAGTGTCAAGGCATTTTCCTTTCGTGCTAGCGCCAAGGCTTCCATCACAGGGACTATCGACGCCGCTTCGTGAGGCCCGGTCGACAATTCGATCGACGCTTTCAATCCGACCATATCCACCATCTGGAACATCTCGCCGCTTTCTTCGGCGCGCGCCATGGCGCGGGCCAGGGTGACCAGGGCCTCGGCATGTTCGCCGGTGTCCGCCAGTCCTTCGGCAAGCGCGGCAAGAAAGCTGACGACCATGTGGTGATGGTTCTCCGCGGTCATGATGGCAAGGGCTTCACGCAATTGCCTAATTCCCTCAGAAGGGAGTCCCCTGCGAACATCAAGTTCGCCCTTCAAACCAGTGCTCACGGCGTGGAAAGCGGTCAGCGAGTGTTGTTGAGAGACCGTGGCGAGCTCATCCGCCAGCGAGATCGCATCATCCCAGTCACCCTTCCAGATGTATGTCGAAGCGGCGTAGGCAAGGGCAATGCAACGAGGGATCGGATGCCCGTATGCGGTAGCGTCCTGGACGGCTCGCGCCGCCGTTCGTTTCGCCAAAGAAGCAGAACCCTGGACCATGAGGCATCGGGCATATTGTACGATGGCCCTTATCCGCTGCGTGAAGACCACCAGGTTGAGATCGAGCCCAGGCGGCGCGTCCTGCGCACAACCAAGCTCGAAGCATCGAATGGCAGCGCCGCATTCACCGGCGTAGCTGTACGCGATCCCCTTTATCCAACTGACGAGGGCTCGGACGTCGCCGTCGTTTATGCCCTGCCCGGCTTGTTCGCATTCGATCGCCAACTCCGATCCGGCGTAACAATCGCCAGCTCTCATGACGAAGATGTTCATGCCGGCGAGGATATCGAGCTCGAGGCGCTTATGCTGCAGCGCCCGTGCGATCTCCAACGCTCTGGCGAAGGCTTGCTTCACTTTCCCCTGTGCGTCTCGCACGATGATGCCTGATATCGCCAATGCCTGGTTGATGGTGGCATCTTGAAGCGTGCCAACCAGTTCCGGCGGCATGACTTCGACGGCCAACGAAGCCCAGCTGTGGCATTCCGCCAGCAGAGAAAGCTCGAGTAGCAAGGGAACCGAACTCGCGACCAACCGCACCCCGAGTTTCGTGTCGCCGCCGTTGAAGCACCATTCCAACGCCTGCCGTATGTTTCCGAGCAGTTCGGGCTTGATGGCCGTCAGGCCTGTCACGCGAAAGAAATCCCGTCCGCCCACCAGACCCTCTAGGAGTTCGGTGTAGTACAAAGCATGCGCAGCCGAAACCTTCGTTTGTTCGTCAGGAGCCGTACGAAGTTTGTCAACGCAATATGCGCGCGTCGTTTCGGCAAGGCGGTAGGCTATTCTGCCGTCCGGTCCCACCACCCGGGAAACGAGAGACTTTTCAGAAAGCGCATCGATTATCCGGGTGACCGGCCACTGATCCCCGACAACCGTACGGGCTGCCTCGTTCGTGAATGGGCCGGCGAAACAACCAACCCTCCTGAGGACAAGCTTTTCGTCGTCATCGAGAAGGTTGTAGCTCCAGTCATGCAATGCCGCGAGCGTCTGATGACGCGGAAGCGCCGTTCGCCGTCCTTGCCAATGCAGACCGAACCGGCGGTCGAGCAGATCAAGAACGCCAGCAACTCCGTGCGTCGCCGCCCTGCCCGCCGCAAGCTCAATGGCGAGTGCTACTCCGTCCAGACGGCGACAGATCTCAGCGGCGATCTGCGCTTCCGGCTCTTCCAGTTCGCGCCGACCGCCGCTCGCGAAGGCACGATCGATGAACAACCTGACGGAGGAGTAGTCCGTAATATCCCGCGAGCCGCGTCCCGCCTCGAGCGGAGGGATCTCAAGTGCCGCAAGGGTATAGATGTGTTCGCCCTCGACGCGCAGGGCCTCACGCGTGGTTGTCAGGATGTGGACGCCGGGGCAATGCTCGAAAATTCTTTCGGCCAGAACGGCAACGTCGTCGATAAGGTGCTCAGCATTGTCCAGGACAACGAGGACCCGCCTTTGTCGTAGAAAGGAGACAAGGCTGGGAACCTGATCAGACGCCGTGACCGAAATTCCAAAGAGTGAAGCGATCGTGGAAGGAACCAATTCGCCATCAGAGACAGAAGCGAGATCGACAAAGAAGGCACCGTCATCGAACCGTTCACGGAGTTCGTGAGCCACTGCCACGGCGACAGTGGTCTTGCCCAGGCCACCTACGCCGACGATGCTCACAAATCGTGTCTCGCCAAGCAGCGCTTCGACTTCACGCACGCACTGGTCGCGGCCAACCATGCGGAACAGACGAGGCGGCAAGCTCGCAGCCATTGCCGCCGCGCGAACGGGCCGCAGCTGCGGGGGGGCGTCGTCCCGTTCCGCAGGTACGACGAGCATGTAGCCGCGGCCGGACACGTTGGTGATGTAGGGAGTGCCCAGCGGCGTTTTGCCAAGTGTTTTCCTCAGCCCGGAGATGTGAACCCGCAAGCTTACCTCGTCGACCACGGTATCGGGCCACGCACGAGAGGTAAGCTGCTTCTTGCTGACTACCTCGCCACTGTTTTCCACAAGCACCAGCAATAAATCGAAGGCACGGCTACCGATCTGAACACGTTCGCCGTGTTTTTCTACGACCCGCTCCGCCGGAACGATGCGGAAGGGTCCGAATCTGAAGGCCATCCGTGGCTCCGATGTCTCCATTCGTGCAGCGCTGCCCCAAATAGCCGGCTGGCGGCAAGGAGCCTCACCGCGCCTGAAGGGCGCGGCAGCTAAGACACTACTGGCGATCGGAACCTTAGACGACGCAAACCAAGGTATAGGTGGCGCGGCGAGAAATTGCCGTTAGCGGGTGCAGCCTGCTCGCTTTGATTCTCTTGCGAACAATCGTTCCTCGGTGACCTGCTTGCGGGAATTTGCGGCAGCCACCAGCTCGGACATCCGGACGAGATCGGCCAAGGACCGCGCCTGCATCTTGCGCATCATATTGCCACGATGGATCTTCACCATGATCTCGCTGATGCCCAGATCGTATGCGATCTGCTTGTTCATCAGCCCCCTCGTCACCCCATCGAATACCTCACGCTCGCGTCGGGTAAGCGTCCTGGCGCAATTGAGGACCTTGCGCCGTATCTCGGCGATGCGTCGGCCCGATTCCTCTTTGACGAGCGCGGCATCCAGCGCGCGCAAAAGCGCGTACTTGTCGATGGGCTTCAGCAAGAAATCAATTGCGCCGGCCTTCATTGCCTGCACGCATGTGTGGACGTCATGCTCCTGGCTAAGGAAGATGATCGGCATTTCGACGTCGCTTGCCAGGAGCTGCTTCTGCACGTCGAGTCCCGGCCCTTCCGGCAGAAGGCTGTTCAAGACAACGATGCCGGGTTCGTGGCTTTCGATGCTCTCCATCAGTTCACCAGCGTCCCCACAGGCCATCACATCCAGACCCATGTCGAGGAATAGCTCGGTCAACGAATGTATGGTCTGATGGTCGGCATCAAGGAGGAATACCTTCGGGTGTCTGCCGGCGCCGGGACGCTTCGCTTCTACAGCCTTCTGGAGATGCATGGAAACTTCCTTCAAACTTGGAGTGTCGATGATTGCCTGGTCATCTTGTTCCGCAGATCACATCGCCGCGAGTTTAGATTTGTTGTTAAAGGCTAAGTCTCGTTGGGAGCACTTCGGTGGTGTTAGGGACACCAACTGTGCATGCATCATGCGCTTGCAGCTCACGACAAGTTCGGGATCGCGCTCGAACGATGTAAAACGAGTTGCGGTGCCGAACAGGCGCAAACTTCTGAAAAGGAGCTGTCGCGCGAGTGAACGGCGGCGGATCGCACGCGCTGAGCAGGACTAAAGGTCTTTCCGCAGAATAATGAGTTGATCGATCTTCCGATCGCTAAGCGAGAAATAGCACGAAAGAACCAATGGTTCCGGCAAGCCCAAACCATCGAAGTCACCGGTCATTTCAACGGTCAGGACGACGCCGGTCGGACGTGTCCTGCATCGGATGACGGACATTCGGGTGCGCTGGGCGAGAAGATCGTTGCGGGCCCAAACCCCTATTGCATGGTGCCCCTCGTACTCCACGAGTTGATCGTTAACGATTGCGTCGGACAGAAAGGCGTTGATGACATCCGGCAAGCTGCCGTCATTGACGGCGGCAACAAATGCTTGAACAGCGGGAGCGATTTCTGCTGGCTGTCGCAATATATCTGCGGACGATTGGTTCATTACCGGAGGACCGTTGAAACGAATTGGCTCGAACATAAGTCAGGGCGCGTGCGATCACATGTTAAGAGACGTTAAATTTGGTTAAGCTGCGGCTACTGTGAGTTTATTTCCATTGCGAGTGCATCCTCATCGCCGATCGCTTCCGGTAGTGGCGTCGCGAATACCGATACTCATACGAAGATGTACTCAAGTTTAGTGTGCCCCAGGGCGGCCCGTCGCTATGATCCGATGATAACGACCGCTTCGGAGGATCTCATGCTCGACCCCTTAGGGAAAAACACTATGCGTGGGCGTCTGCGTCGACGGCGCGTGAGTCAGCGCCAAGCTTATCTCGGAGCCGGTCCCGCCCCGGCACCTCGATCGACCCCGGCCTCGCAATGCAATGCTTGTTGCTTGAGGGAAATGACGCTCGCAGAGGCGGCAACAGACGAACTGATTGCCCTGCTCAACGCGGCAGACGGGATCGGGCAGCAGTCGTTCGCGCAGCTTCTGCAGAGCGCCGCGCGCGCCCTTGTCGGGCAACGCGTCTAAGTCCGCCATCACGTTTTGCACCGGAACCAGGAACTGCGGTGCGCAAAACCACGCGAGCCTTGGTTTGCATTGACGCAAGATCGAGGGGTGGGGAACGATCCCCACATGCACTACCAATAGACGATGATGCGCTCGCAATTGCCTATTACCGGATCAAGGGCGTTATTGCGGCTATGCCGGCCCAGGCTCCAAAATATACGTTCGTGTCGGCAAGCACAGTCGAGCGAACTGCTGCTCATTGAACAGGTCGCGCTTCGAATGCGCTAGGCGCGAGAATCCGACCAGTCTCGGTGCGCGTTCGCTTCAGAGCACTCTACTGCGTCTTTTGGAGCCTCTAGGATGAGCGGCCAGCCGAACACCGGCTTGGCTCACTTGCTGCGGCAACTGGAGACAAAGCCGAGAAGCTGGGCGGAACTTATCGGCTTTCGAAGGAAGCCTGCCGCGCCCCGTGATTGAGCCGCGGCCTCCGTGTGGCTGTCCGTAAGAGACGTCATGATACACACAGGCGGCCCACCTTCCGCGATAACCTTCTGCAACAGATCAAGTCCGTTCGTGCCCGGCATTTTCAGATCGGTCAGGATGCAATGCACGCCGCGCAAATCACCGGACGCCAGGAACGCGTCGGCGGAGGTGTGCGTAGTGCTCTTCATCCCCATCGACTCAAAGAGATCACGCAGTGACTCGAGTATAAAGGGATCGTCATCGATAATAGCAACTGGTTTCTGTGTTTCTGACTGCATTGATCCTCGGAGAGTGGTTGTCGCAAAGAGCGATGACGCCAACTCACCCCTTCACTATATCAAAGGTCGCTAAACGAACATGTAAACCAACGTTTGCTGTGTGTCGCAGTTCCGAGGAGGAAGTCATTCCTCTCAATTTATACCGGAGGCGTTGGTCCCGATCGTCCGGCCACAGGGGTTCGATTGCCTGCTGCAGTCAACCAAATGTGCCGTTTGAATCTTCCCTAGTTTGCGCCGTGACCGGTCTTCCGGAGCGCGCCCCGGAAAATCGGTCACATGTCGTCACCGATACCGCTTCCGATGGTCGGAAGGGGATTGGCCGTGAGCGCGACGAACGGCCCACTGCTTTCGGCATTGACGGAATGGCAGTAGCGCTTTTTTCAGAACTTCTGCTTTGCCCGCTTTGGCATGAAGTAGCTTCGGATGTTGACGAGCGCTTCGCCGACGGCAGCAGCATCCTCGTGGGTGGTGGGCCCTTTAGTCTCGCTGAGTTTGCGGATTGGCGCGATGATATCGCCGGTGACGGCATGGCCGCGAATGACGGGCCGCCACAGCTTGGGGGCGAACCCGGTTCCTATCAGAAAGCAGACGTCCCAGTCCATGGCATCGAAAGTTAGATCATCGATCCTGGTGAACCTGGGCCGGTGGTCTTTCGGCGTTTCGGCGAGGCTCGCCGATATCCGGTTGTATTCCGCAACGATGGTCTGCACGGCCCGATGCTCGATTGTTTCCATTGGCAGGTTCAGCGCCTCCGGGCCAGTCAGCTCCGGGATCCACTGACGTGGGTCGATAAACCTCGGGCCGATGATGAGAGCCGTGAGATAGCCGTCAAGGCCACTCATCGACCAGATCGGAGATACTGGACGGCGCGCCCTGATGAAGGCTTCGAACGCCTCATCATCGAGCTTCGGTCGTGCCGTCGTCCCCTGGCTGTTCTGTGTCATGCCGCCCGTCGCTCCTGATCTGCAATGTCCTCGCGTTCGGCCTTCCAAGCCCACGGCAAGAGGCTTTCCATCCGGTCGGCTTTCACTTTGCCGGAGATGATGCGTTCCAACACATCGGCAAGCCAGATTTCAGGATCCACGCCGTTAAGCTTTGCTGTGTTGACGAGCGATGCCAGGACCGCGAAGGACTTGCCACCGCGTTCGTTGCCCACGAACAACGAGTTCTTCCTCGTCAGAGCCACCGATTTCATCGAACGCTCGACCACATTGGAGTCCACTTCGATCCGGCCATCCTCCAGGAAGGCTGCCAGCCCGCTCCAGTGATTGAGCGCGTAGGAGACGGCCTTGCCCAGCGCCGATTTTGCCGACACCTCTTCGCTCAGTTCGCTGAGCTGGACCTTCAGTTCTCTCATGATGGGTGCTGTCTCGCGACGCCGTATCGCGAGCCGGGTATCGGCACTTTCGCCGCGCAGTTTCGCCTCGATGCGATAGACCTCGGCGATCCTGGCCAGGATCGACAGCGCCTCCGAAGAGCCGGTCAGCTTGACGACATCGACGAACTTGCGTCGTGCGTGAGCAAGGCAGAAGGCCAGCCGCATGGGGGCGACATTGCTCTTCCCCCGGCGCTTGGCCAAGGTTTTATAGGCTTGATACCCGTCAACCTGAAGCACGCCGGCAAACGACGACAGTTGCCCCTCGACCTCGCGAGCGCTGCGGCTTTCGGCAAAAGTATAGGCCACCGCCGGCGGCGCCGGACCATTCCATGGCCAATCGTCGACCGCCTGCGCCCAGAGTTGACAAAGCTTGGTGCGTTTGCGCCCCGGATCGAGCCGCGGAAGCGGCGTCTCGTCACAGAATACCCTTGGCTGGGAGCGGATGAAGGCGGTAAGCGCATCGTAGAGAAGCTCGAGCCACCAGGCGACCCGCGTCACCCAGGCGCCAAGCGTGCCGCGATCGATGATCACGCCGCAGGAG comes from the Sinorhizobium garamanticum genome and includes:
- a CDS encoding response regulator transcription factor — encoded protein: MHLQKAVEAKRPGAGRHPKVFLLDADHQTIHSLTELFLDMGLDVMACGDAGELMESIESHEPGIVVLNSLLPEGPGLDVQKQLLASDVEMPIIFLSQEHDVHTCVQAMKAGAIDFLLKPIDKYALLRALDAALVKEESGRRIAEIRRKVLNCARTLTRREREVFDGVTRGLMNKQIAYDLGISEIMVKIHRGNMMRKMQARSLADLVRMSELVAAANSRKQVTEERLFARESKRAGCTR
- a CDS encoding ATP-binding protein, with protein sequence MAFRFGPFRIVPAERVVEKHGERVQIGSRAFDLLLVLVENSGEVVSKKQLTSRAWPDTVVDEVSLRVHISGLRKTLGKTPLGTPYITNVSGRGYMLVVPAERDDAPPQLRPVRAAAMAASLPPRLFRMVGRDQCVREVEALLGETRFVSIVGVGGLGKTTVAVAVAHELRERFDDGAFFVDLASVSDGELVPSTIASLFGISVTASDQVPSLVSFLRQRRVLVVLDNAEHLIDDVAVLAERIFEHCPGVHILTTTREALRVEGEHIYTLAALEIPPLEAGRGSRDITDYSSVRLFIDRAFASGGRRELEEPEAQIAAEICRRLDGVALAIELAAGRAATHGVAGVLDLLDRRFGLHWQGRRTALPRHQTLAALHDWSYNLLDDDEKLVLRRVGCFAGPFTNEAARTVVGDQWPVTRIIDALSEKSLVSRVVGPDGRIAYRLAETTRAYCVDKLRTAPDEQTKVSAAHALYYTELLEGLVGGRDFFRVTGLTAIKPELLGNIRQALEWCFNGGDTKLGVRLVASSVPLLLELSLLAECHSWASLAVEVMPPELVGTLQDATINQALAISGIIVRDAQGKVKQAFARALEIARALQHKRLELDILAGMNIFVMRAGDCYAGSELAIECEQAGQGINDGDVRALVSWIKGIAYSYAGECGAAIRCFELGCAQDAPPGLDLNLVVFTQRIRAIVQYARCLMVQGSASLAKRTAARAVQDATAYGHPIPRCIALAYAASTYIWKGDWDDAISLADELATVSQQHSLTAFHAVSTGLKGELDVRRGLPSEGIRQLREALAIMTAENHHHMVVSFLAALAEGLADTGEHAEALVTLARAMARAEESGEMFQMVDMVGLKASIELSTGPHEAASIVPVMEALALARKENALTLELRIALRAVRDEQSAVVQSSQLAQEIKSIISRFGSVQDTQDLRIAGAILSKSRIGRDAAAG
- a CDS encoding YecA family protein codes for the protein MTQNSQGTTARPKLDDEAFEAFIRARRPVSPIWSMSGLDGYLTALIIGPRFIDPRQWIPELTGPEALNLPMETIEHRAVQTIVAEYNRISASLAETPKDHRPRFTRIDDLTFDAMDWDVCFLIGTGFAPKLWRPVIRGHAVTGDIIAPIRKLSETKGPTTHEDAAAVGEALVNIRSYFMPKRAKQKF
- a CDS encoding response regulator → MQSETQKPVAIIDDDPFILESLRDLFESMGMKSTTHTSADAFLASGDLRGVHCILTDLKMPGTNGLDLLQKVIAEGGPPVCIMTSLTDSHTEAAAQSRGAAGFLRKPISSAQLLGFVSSCRSK
- the tnpC gene encoding IS66 family transposase, with the translated sequence MPLRPDPLPQDAAQLSRIILSLDAENADLKARVAFLERQLFGPKSEKMTAIDPTQATLDLGDLSDIPEAANDDVAPVAEGPKQERRPPSRNIGRLPKHLPRYEELIEPESKICPCCSFELHCVGTDVSEALDIVPAVVRVKRTIRPRYACRACESVIVQAPAPARVMDGGMVTTAFAAHVAVSKFAWHLPLHRQAQMLASCGVIIDRGTLGAWVTRVAWWLELLYDALTAFIRSQPRVFCDETPLPRLDPGRKRTKLCQLWAQAVDDWPWNGPAPPAVAYTFAESRSAREVEGQLSSFAGVLQVDGYQAYKTLAKRRGKSNVAPMRLAFCLAHARRKFVDVVKLTGSSEALSILARIAEVYRIEAKLRGESADTRLAIRRRETAPIMRELKVQLSELSEEVSAKSALGKAVSYALNHWSGLAAFLEDGRIEVDSNVVERSMKSVALTRKNSLFVGNERGGKSFAVLASLVNTAKLNGVDPEIWLADVLERIISGKVKADRMESLLPWAWKAEREDIADQERRAA